The DNA region CCGGCACCCGCCGTGCCCGCCTCGGCCTCGCCCGTCATGGCCTCGAGCAGGAAGTCCGTGGCGGAGACGTTCTCCAGCATCTCGCCGGGCGCGCCGAGCGGGCCGATGACCCGCTCGCCCGCGCGCACCTCGATCGCCCCGGCATTTTCGGTGGACAGGGTGAGGCCGGACTCCTCGGGCGCCCGATAGGCCTCGCCCGGGGCGAGATCGCGCGCGAACAGGATGCGGCCCGAGGCGTCGCGCACCTCCAGATAGGTCGGCACCTGCGCGCTCAGCACCAGCCAGTCGCCGGCGCGCGGACTCGGCAGCCCGCCCCAGACATCGGCGAGCGTAACCTCGCGCCCGGCGGTCTCGACCAGCGGCGGCGGCGCGGACAGCACGCCGTCGGCCGGGCTCGGCGCGTCGGTGAAGGCCCCGGCCTCGGTCACGCGCGCGCCGTACCAGCTCGCCGCGGCGAAGACGACGCCGAGAATGATCACCGCGCCGACGACGCCCTTGGGCAACCTGATCTCGCGCCGGCGCTGCGGCGCGGTCGGCTGGGCGCGTCCGGTCTCGGTCTCCACCTCGTGCTTGAAGCGCTCCACCGTCGCGGCGACGTCGAGGCCGAGCACGCCGGCATAGGTGCGCAGATAGCCGATCGCGTAGGCGCGCGAGGGCAGGCCGCGCGGGTCCATGGATTCCAGGGCTTCGAGATAGTCGCGCCGGATGCGGGTGCGCGCGGCGGCGGAATCCAGCGTCCAGCCAAGCTTCGCGCGGGCCCGGCGCAGGGACTCGCCCACGCTGGCAGGCGGCGCTTCGGGCGCGTCTGAATAAATCGCGTCCATCGGGACGTAGGAAGACTTCGCCATTGCTGATGTGGCCTGGGCCATCTTTGTCGCGTGCCGCCTCGGTGAAGGCGCCCCCGAACCCCCTCACGCTGTGGCAAGATTGCCGCAGCGCAACAGAATTAAATCAGAGCCGGCCCGGTTTATCAACAGCTTCTACCGGCAATCCGGCCTTTTCGCCCGCTTCCAGGAGCCGCATGCGCAGCCCCGGACCGGACGAACCGTTCGTCTCGGCCATCTCCCGTGCAAGCCAGGTGCCAAGACGCCCGCAGTCGAGCTGTCTCAGCGCCCGCTTGACCGGGCCCACCGCCGCGGCGGTCATGGACAGGCGCCGATAGCCCAGCGCCGCGAGCACGCAGGCCTCCAGGGGACGCCCGGCGATCTCGCCGCACACCGATACCGGCTTTCCATGACGATCGCATGCATCCCGCACCGATTTCAGCAGGGAGAGCGGGGCCGGCGCGAGCACGTCGTAGCGCTCGGCGACCTTCGGATTTTGCCGGTCGGCGGCAAAAAAGTATTGCATGAGGTCGTTCGCGCCGACGGCGACGAAGTCGGCGAGCTCCAGGCACGCATCCGGCGCGAAGGCCACGGCCGGGGTCTCCAGCATCAGCCCGGCCTGCACCGACGCGGGCGGCGGGTGGCCGTGCTTCAGCGCGTGTTCGAGCTCCTGCTCCAGCATGGTGCGCGCGGCGGCGAGCTCGGAGACGTCGGCCACCATCGGGAACAGGACACGCAGATCGCGCCCCGCCGAGGCCCGGATCAGCGCGCGCAGCTGGTAGCGGGTGAGGCCCGGCCGGTCGAGGCCCATGCGCAGGGCGCGCCACCCGAGCGCGGGATTGGGCTCGCGCGTGGACGGGGTGTAGGGCGTGATCTTGTCGCCGCCGAGATCGAGCGTGCGGAACACGACGGGCTTGGGGCCGGCCGCCTCGTAGACCGCGCGGTAGAGTTCCTCCTGCGCGGCCAGGCGCGGCAGGGTGTCGGACACCATGAACTGGAACTCGGTACGGAACAGGCCGATGCCTTCCGCCCCGGTCTCGGGCAGCGAGGTCAGCTCGACCAGCAGGCCGGCATTGAGATGCAGCTCGATGCGCGCGCCGTCCTTGGTGACCGCCGGCTCCTCGCGCAGGCGCACATAGGTGCGGTGACGCTTGGCCAGGGTCTCCAGGCGCTCGTCATAGGCCTCGCCCACCTCTCCGGAGGGGCGCGCGTGCAGCAGGCCGAACTCGCCGTCGAGGATGACGCGGTCGCCGTCCTCGATGCGGTCGAGCGCGCCTTCCACCCGGCCGACCATCGGCACGCGCAGCGCCTTGGCGACGATCGCGGCGTGGCTCGTCGGCGAGCCCTCCTCCAGCGCCACGCCCTTCAGGCGCGAGCGGTCGAGTTCGAGCAGTTCGGCCGGGCCGATCGAGCGCGCGATGATGATCGCGTCCTGCGGCAGGGGGCGCTCCACCGCCGCGCCGGTCTCCGAGGCGAGATGGCGCAGGAGCCGGTTGGCGAGATCCTCGAGATCGTGCAGGCGCTCGCGGAAATGGGGATCGCGCGCCGTCATCAGCCGCGCGCGGTGCTCGTTCCTGACCCGCTCCACGGCGGCCTCGGCGGTCAGTCCCGAACGGATCGCCTCGCGCAGGGAGTCCAGCCAGCCCCGATCGTGGGCGAACATGCGGTAGGCTTCCAGCACGTCGCGCGAGGGCGAGCCGATCGGCACGCGCCCGGAATCCAGCAGCTGGTCGACGCTGGCGCGCAACCGCCCGATCGCGGCGTCGAGCCGGACCAGCTCGGCCTCCGCGTCCTCGGCGACCATGCGCGCGCTGATCACGTGGGGTTCGTACATCACCGCGGTGCCCACCGCGATGCCCGAGGAGAGCGCCACGCCCTGGAAGCGCTCCGGCGCGGAGGGCCTGAGTTCGAGCCCGGAAAACGCCTCCGCCTTGACGAGGTCGCCGGAGACGACGATCTCGGCGAGCAGCATGGCGACGGTCTGGAGGGTCTCGATCTCCTCCTCCGTCATCGGCCTGACGGCCTTGGTCTGGTGCGTGAGCACGCCGACGAGGCGGCCGCCGCGCAGGATCGGCACGCCCACGAAGCTCTTGAACGGCTCCTCGCCCGTTTCCGGCTTGTAGGAGAAGTCGGGATGGCGCGGCGCGTCCTCGACCGCGATCGGGCGCGCGCGCCGGGCGACCAGACCCACCAGGCCCTCGTCGCGCGACAGGCGCACGCGGTGAACCGCTTCGGGGTTGAGCCCGTGCGTGGCCGAAAGCTCGAGCGCGCCGGAGGGCCGCATCAGATAGATCGAGCAGACATCGGCCTGGGTTTCCTCGGCGATGATGTCGGTCAGGGTGTCGAGACGCGCCTGGGCATCGTCCTGATCGGCCATGAGATCGCGAATCCGCGCCAGCAAGCGGCGCGGGCCCCGTAAGCCCTTGGACTTGATCTCAGAATTCATGCTCGATCCGGGTTTGTGCGGGAGCGTGGGGTAACGTCGCGTTCAATGGGCCGGTTCCACCCCGGTCCGTCAAGCCTGATCGAGGCCGTAGGCTGCGTGCAATGCACGTACGGCGTGTTCGAGCAGGTCGGCCTCCACCAGGGCGGAAATCTTCACTTCCGAGGTCGCCACCATGCGCACGGCGATCTCGTGGCCGCGCAGCACGTCGTAGAGCGTGCGCGCGACATCGGCCCTGCCGCGCAGGCCGGTGCCGACCACGGAGACCTTGGCGAGCCCGGTCTCGTGCGCCAGGCTGGTCCCGGAGAAACGACTGATCTCGGTCTCCACCGAGGAAAGGGCGCGCTTGAGGTCCTTGCGTTCCACCGAGAATTCCAGATTGACCGCCTCGCCCGAGCGCGCGCGGGCCTGCACGATCATGTCCACGCCCACCTCCGCGTCGGCAAGCGCGGAGAAGATGTCGGCCGCCTGACCGCTGTCCGGGTCGAGCCCGTACACCGAGAGGCGGGCCTGGTCGCGCGCATAGGCGACGCCGGAGACCACGCGCCGCTCGGCGATGTCAGCGGCGGGCACGACTTCGGTGCCCTCGCTCACGCCCGGGTCGAGAAAGCTCGACTTCACCCGCAGCACGACGCCCTTGGCCTTGGCGTATTCCACCGAGCGGGTCTGCAAGACCTTCGCGCCCATGGCGGCGAGCTCCAGCATCTCCTCGTGGGAGATGCGCGCGACGCGCCTGGCCTCGGGCACGATCCTGGGATCGGTGGTGAAGACGCCGTCGACATCGGTGTAGATGTCGCACTCGGCCTTCAGGGCCGCGGCGACGGCGGCGGCCGTCAGGTCCGTGCCGCCGCGGCCGAGCGTGGCGAGCCGGCCTTCGGAGGTGACGCCCTGATAGCCCGCGACGACCGGGATGACGCCCTCGCGCACGCAGGCCTGCAGCAGCGCCGGGTTTATGCCGGTGATGCGCGCCCCGCCCGGCGGGCCGTCGACCTCGATCGGCAATTGCCAGGAGAGCAGCGCGCGTGCCTTCAGCCCCTCGCGTTTCAGGGCCAGCGCCATCAGGGCGGCCGAGACCTGTTCCCCGGCGGCCAGCACCGTGTCGGTCTCCACCTCCCCGAGCCCGCCGCCCAGCTCCCCGGCCAGCGTCAGCAGGCGGTCGGTCTCCCCGGAGATGGCCGAGACCACGACCGCGACCTGGCGCGCGTTCCTCACCTCGGCGGCCACGATGGAGGCCGAATGGGCGATGCGCACCGGCCCGCCCATCGAGGTGCCGCCGAATTTCAGGACCAGGCGCTTGGAGGTGTCGGTCATCGGGTGAGACAAAACGCTTGAAGTGGACGGTGAGGGCGAGGCTCGATAAACCGCGCGCACGGTCCATATTGAGACCGCGAGAGGCGATTTCGTGACGGCCCCGTGATTACATCCCGGCCCGCCGGTGCGCAAACGCTTCAGGCTTTTGAGGAGGACCGCCCATGGCCAGCGCCGCCGCCCCGGAGACCCTCACCACCCCCTCGGTCGATCCCGAAGAGGTCGCCAAGTTCGCCGCCATGGCCGAGGACTGGTGGGATCCCACAGGCAAGTTCGCGCCGCTGCACAAGTTCAATCCCGCGCGCCTGACCTGGATCCGCGAGACCCTGGCGCGCCATTTCGCGCGGTCGGGTCCGGAGCCTCTGAAGGGGCTGAAACTCCTCGATATCGGCTGCGGCGGCGGGCTCGTCTCCGAGCCGATGGCGCGCCTGGGGGCGCAGGTCACCGCCGTCGACGCGGCCGAGGCCAACATCAAGACCGCGCTGGTCCACGCCGAGAAGGCCGGGCTCGCCATCGACTACCGCCACGGCACGGCCGAGCAGCTGCTCGCGGCCGGCGGGCCCGGCCAGTTCGACGCCGTGCTCAATCTCGAGGTCGTCGAGCACACCGCCGATCCCGAGCAGTTCCTGGCCGATTGCGGCGCGCTGGTGAAGCCCGGCGGGATGATGATCGTCGGCACGATCAACCGCACCGCCCGCGCCTTCGCCACGGCCATCTTCGGCGCCGAATACGTGATGGGCTGGCTGCCGCGCGGCACGCACCGCTTCGACAAGCTGGTCAAGCCCGGCGAGGTCCGCGCCGCCCTGGAAGCGGCCGGCTTCGACGTGCGCACGCCGGTCGGGGTGAGCTACAATCCGCTGAAGGACCGCTTCTTCATCTCCGGCGATGCCGGGGTGAACTATCTGATGGCGGCGGTGAAGGCGGGAAAGGATTGATCTTGCCTGGCCTGCGCGAGGGGAGGTAAATCCCTCCCGGCTCTGGTGGAGCCGGCCGCGCGATGCGGCGAACTAAGTGCCCCGCGCCGGGACGGTGTCCCGGATATGCTGGAGGCATGTGTGATGACCGATCCCGTCCATCTTTCCTTCGCCGAGGCCTATGACCGCTGGGCGAGCGGCTATGACGCCTACGACAATCCGATGGTGTTCGCCGCCGGGCGCGCGCTTTCGCGCCGGCTGCCGGAGGCGAAGGCGAAGCGCGTCGCCGAGATCGGCTGCGGCACCGGGCGCAATCTCGCCGCGTTCGAGGCGGCGGGGGCGGCCAGGCTGTGGGGCTGCGACCTGTCGCAGGGCATGCTGGCACGGGCGCGCGAGCGCGTGCCGGGGGCCGAACTCGTGCGCCACGACATGGCCGAGGCGCTGCCCCTGCCCGATGGCGCGGTCGATCTCGTCCTGTTCGCGCTGGCCCTCGAGCATGCCGGCGATCTCGACCTGCCGCTCGCCGAGGCCGCGCGCATCCTCGTGCCGGGCGGACGCGTGCTGATCCTGGAAATCCACCCCTTCCTGTCGCTGTGCGGCGTGAAGGCGCATTTCCGCGACGGGGCGGAGGAGATCCACATGCCCACCCATGCGCACCGGTTCTGCGATTATCTCGACGCCTTCGCGGCGGCAGGCCTTGCCATCGAGACCTGCCGGGAGTGGACCCCGGCCGAGTTCGGCCCGGACGCGCCGGAGAAGCTGTTCAAGCGCGGGGCCGAAACACCGATTCTGGTGGAGTTCGCCCTCTCGCGGCCCTAACCCTCCTCCTGCGCCCTGTCTTCGGCATCAAGAAGCTCGTCCAGCCGCCCGCGCCGGCTCATCGCCCTGACCGCGTGGCGGTGCAGGCCCTTCCACGGATCGTCCTTCTGGGCGAGGCGGCCGGGAATATTGGTGATGTCCCAGTCGCGCGGATGGGCGCCGTCCTCGACCTCGCCCCAGTCGAGCGGTGTGGCGACCGTCGCGCCGGGCCGGCCGCGGGCCGAGTAGGGGGCGATGGACGTCGCGCCGTAGGCGTTCCTGAGATAGTCGAGGAAGATCCGGCCCCCGCGCTTGTCCTTCCTCTGTTCGAGCGTGTAGGCGTCCGGCTTGCGGCGCACCAGCAGGAGCGCGACGTCGCGGGCGAACTGGCGGATCTCGTCGAAACCGGCGCTCCTGTCGAGCGGCACGACGATGTGGAAGCCCTTCGACCCGGTGGTCTGGACGAAGGGGGTCATGTCGAGTTCCTCCATCACCTCCTCGAGTTCCAGTGCGGCCCGGCGCGTGGCGGCGAAATCCTCGGTATCCTCGGGCGGGTCGA from Marinicauda algicola includes:
- the ptsP gene encoding phosphoenolpyruvate--protein phosphotransferase; this encodes MNSEIKSKGLRGPRRLLARIRDLMADQDDAQARLDTLTDIIAEETQADVCSIYLMRPSGALELSATHGLNPEAVHRVRLSRDEGLVGLVARRARPIAVEDAPRHPDFSYKPETGEEPFKSFVGVPILRGGRLVGVLTHQTKAVRPMTEEEIETLQTVAMLLAEIVVSGDLVKAEAFSGLELRPSAPERFQGVALSSGIAVGTAVMYEPHVISARMVAEDAEAELVRLDAAIGRLRASVDQLLDSGRVPIGSPSRDVLEAYRMFAHDRGWLDSLREAIRSGLTAEAAVERVRNEHRARLMTARDPHFRERLHDLEDLANRLLRHLASETGAAVERPLPQDAIIIARSIGPAELLELDRSRLKGVALEEGSPTSHAAIVAKALRVPMVGRVEGALDRIEDGDRVILDGEFGLLHARPSGEVGEAYDERLETLAKRHRTYVRLREEPAVTKDGARIELHLNAGLLVELTSLPETGAEGIGLFRTEFQFMVSDTLPRLAAQEELYRAVYEAAGPKPVVFRTLDLGGDKITPYTPSTREPNPALGWRALRMGLDRPGLTRYQLRALIRASAGRDLRVLFPMVADVSELAAARTMLEQELEHALKHGHPPPASVQAGLMLETPAVAFAPDACLELADFVAVGANDLMQYFFAADRQNPKVAERYDVLAPAPLSLLKSVRDACDRHGKPVSVCGEIAGRPLEACVLAALGYRRLSMTAAAVGPVKRALRQLDCGRLGTWLAREMAETNGSSGPGLRMRLLEAGEKAGLPVEAVDKPGRL
- the ligD gene encoding non-homologous end-joining DNA ligase, whose product is MKIGNHRLDISSRDKIFFPDRDLTKGDLVDYYETMAEVMIPHMEHYGVNMHRFPDGVGGKDFYHKDTPDYFPDWIERIEFPRREKGGSFRAPVVDSKAALVYLADQAVIAHHLYLARADDLEKPDKMVYDLDPPEDTEDFAATRRAALELEEVMEELDMTPFVQTTGSKGFHIVVPLDRSAGFDEIRQFARDVALLLVRRKPDAYTLEQRKDKRGGRIFLDYLRNAYGATSIAPYSARGRPGATVATPLDWGEVEDGAHPRDWDITNIPGRLAQKDDPWKGLHRHAVRAMSRRGRLDELLDAEDRAQEEG
- the ubiG gene encoding bifunctional 2-polyprenyl-6-hydroxyphenol methylase/3-demethylubiquinol 3-O-methyltransferase UbiG translates to MASAAAPETLTTPSVDPEEVAKFAAMAEDWWDPTGKFAPLHKFNPARLTWIRETLARHFARSGPEPLKGLKLLDIGCGGGLVSEPMARLGAQVTAVDAAEANIKTALVHAEKAGLAIDYRHGTAEQLLAAGGPGQFDAVLNLEVVEHTADPEQFLADCGALVKPGGMMIVGTINRTARAFATAIFGAEYVMGWLPRGTHRFDKLVKPGEVRAALEAAGFDVRTPVGVSYNPLKDRFFISGDAGVNYLMAAVKAGKD
- a CDS encoding helix-turn-helix domain-containing protein; its protein translation is MAKSSYVPMDAIYSDAPEAPPASVGESLRRARAKLGWTLDSAAARTRIRRDYLEALESMDPRGLPSRAYAIGYLRTYAGVLGLDVAATVERFKHEVETETGRAQPTAPQRRREIRLPKGVVGAVIILGVVFAAASWYGARVTEAGAFTDAPSPADGVLSAPPPLVETAGREVTLADVWGGLPSPRAGDWLVLSAQVPTYLEVRDASGRILFARDLAPGEAYRAPEESGLTLSTENAGAIEVRAGERVIGPLGAPGEMLENVSATDFLLEAMTGEAEAGTAGAGQ
- a CDS encoding class I SAM-dependent methyltransferase; amino-acid sequence: MTDPVHLSFAEAYDRWASGYDAYDNPMVFAAGRALSRRLPEAKAKRVAEIGCGTGRNLAAFEAAGAARLWGCDLSQGMLARARERVPGAELVRHDMAEALPLPDGAVDLVLFALALEHAGDLDLPLAEAARILVPGGRVLILEIHPFLSLCGVKAHFRDGAEEIHMPTHAHRFCDYLDAFAAAGLAIETCREWTPAEFGPDAPEKLFKRGAETPILVEFALSRP
- a CDS encoding aspartate kinase, with protein sequence MTDTSKRLVLKFGGTSMGGPVRIAHSASIVAAEVRNARQVAVVVSAISGETDRLLTLAGELGGGLGEVETDTVLAAGEQVSAALMALALKREGLKARALLSWQLPIEVDGPPGGARITGINPALLQACVREGVIPVVAGYQGVTSEGRLATLGRGGTDLTAAAVAAALKAECDIYTDVDGVFTTDPRIVPEARRVARISHEEMLELAAMGAKVLQTRSVEYAKAKGVVLRVKSSFLDPGVSEGTEVVPAADIAERRVVSGVAYARDQARLSVYGLDPDSGQAADIFSALADAEVGVDMIVQARARSGEAVNLEFSVERKDLKRALSSVETEISRFSGTSLAHETGLAKVSVVGTGLRGRADVARTLYDVLRGHEIAVRMVATSEVKISALVEADLLEHAVRALHAAYGLDQA